Proteins from one Cellulosilyticum lentocellum DSM 5427 genomic window:
- a CDS encoding HIT family protein: MKEDCIFCKIIKGDIPSFTIYEDKLFKVILDRFPAAPGHALIIPKEHYKDIFELPEEVAQALYPLAKEMATRIKLAVDAEGMNIVQNNGEVAGQSVYHFHLHLVPRKAGDGITLNKSANSATTLEELEAVLKCIQAVK; the protein is encoded by the coding sequence ATGAAAGAAGATTGTATTTTTTGTAAGATTATAAAAGGAGATATTCCATCCTTTACAATTTATGAGGATAAGTTGTTTAAAGTGATTTTGGATCGTTTTCCAGCAGCACCGGGACATGCACTCATTATACCTAAGGAGCATTATAAAGATATATTTGAGTTGCCAGAAGAAGTAGCTCAGGCACTTTATCCTTTAGCTAAAGAGATGGCTACTAGAATCAAGCTAGCTGTGGATGCAGAAGGTATGAATATCGTTCAAAACAATGGTGAGGTAGCAGGACAAAGTGTATATCACTTCCATCTACATCTAGTGCCTAGGAAGGCAGGGGATGGTATTACTTTAAACAAGAGTGCTAATAGTGCAACAACTTTAGAAGAATTAGAAGCAGTTTTAAAATGCATTCAAGCAGTTAAATAA
- a CDS encoding pro-sigmaK processing inhibitor BofA family protein: MNGDLVIFICIGICIAILVWILFGKQIFNIIINGVAGFIIIYCINGLLPAYAIGINLLTMGVASLLGIPGIITLYIISMMI; the protein is encoded by the coding sequence ATGAATGGGGATTTAGTGATTTTTATATGTATAGGAATATGTATTGCTATTTTAGTATGGATACTATTTGGAAAACAGATTTTTAATATTATTATTAATGGAGTGGCAGGTTTTATCATTATTTATTGTATTAATGGATTATTACCGGCTTATGCTATAGGTATTAATCTGTTAACTATGGGCGTTGCAAGTCTACTTGGAATTCCAGGGATTATTACATTGTATATTATATCAATGATGATATAG
- a CDS encoding DUF2508 family protein, with amino-acid sequence MNKDNNNKKIQHEEKRVIEKEICDVQKELAATLEGFENVVDPDLVDYYSYSYKATEAKYTYLIKKLKTLYRK; translated from the coding sequence ATGAATAAGGATAATAACAATAAAAAGATACAACATGAAGAAAAAAGGGTTATAGAAAAGGAGATTTGTGATGTGCAAAAAGAATTAGCAGCAACTTTAGAAGGATTTGAAAATGTAGTAGATCCAGATCTGGTAGATTATTATAGTTATTCCTATAAGGCCACAGAAGCCAAATATACTTACCTAATAAAAAAATTAAAAACGTTATACCGTAAATAG
- a CDS encoding flagellar protein FliS, with protein sequence MITVSTIANASRGELLCITYEILLENIKAAEGNTGEEREKKLKKSIEIIQMLVGDLNFEFDLSKELFRIYVYVQGLLVNAKTAEPIEEAYKIISKIYEGFKQVTQEEKLSSPCIDNAEVVYAGLTYSPNDLNELSMKQPNRGFKA encoded by the coding sequence ATGATTACAGTATCTACCATAGCTAATGCTTCAAGGGGAGAATTACTTTGTATCACCTATGAAATACTGCTAGAAAATATAAAAGCAGCAGAGGGAAATACAGGGGAAGAACGAGAAAAGAAATTAAAAAAATCTATTGAGATTATACAAATGCTAGTTGGAGACCTTAATTTTGAATTCGACCTATCAAAAGAATTATTTAGAATTTATGTTTATGTACAAGGTTTATTAGTAAATGCAAAAACTGCGGAACCTATAGAAGAAGCATATAAGATTATAAGTAAGATTTATGAGGGTTTTAAGCAAGTGACACAAGAAGAAAAGCTATCCTCTCCATGTATAGATAATGCAGAAGTCGTGTATGCAGGGCTTACCTACAGTCCTAATGATTTAAATGAGTTAAGTATGAAACAGCCCAACAGGGGATTTAAAGCATAA
- a CDS encoding flagellin N-terminal helical domain-containing protein: MKINTNMSAIRTLTSLTKANGSASKAMERLSSGLRINSAADDAAGMAISRKMNTQVKGLDQANRNAMDGISMIQTAEGALDEVHSMLQRMRELSVQASNGTYENADRETIEQEINQLMQEMEAMKERTQFNKMNLLDGSYENFTLHIGANKDQCMNIDGEEISIENILTPLQGIDIVTKADEAIQKVDAAIEKTSAIRGRLGAYQNRLEHTVSNIQVSEENMTASMSRIQDADMAEEMTDYTQYNVISQAATAMLAQANQRPQQVLQLLNS; this comes from the coding sequence ATGAAAATTAATACCAATATGTCAGCTATTAGAACTTTAACAAGTTTGACAAAAGCAAATGGTAGTGCATCAAAAGCAATGGAAAGATTATCTTCTGGCCTAAGGATTAATAGTGCTGCAGATGATGCAGCAGGAATGGCTATTTCAAGAAAAATGAATACACAAGTTAAAGGATTGGATCAAGCAAATCGTAATGCTATGGATGGTATTTCGATGATTCAAACTGCTGAGGGTGCATTAGATGAAGTTCATAGTATGCTACAAAGAATGAGAGAACTATCGGTACAGGCATCTAATGGTACTTATGAAAATGCGGATAGGGAAACTATTGAACAAGAGATTAATCAGCTTATGCAAGAAATGGAAGCTATGAAGGAACGTACACAATTTAATAAGATGAATCTCTTAGATGGGAGTTACGAGAATTTTACATTACATATAGGTGCTAATAAGGATCAATGTATGAACATTGATGGGGAGGAGATTAGTATAGAGAATATACTCACTCCTTTGCAAGGGATTGATATTGTTACAAAAGCAGATGAGGCTATACAGAAAGTAGATGCTGCTATAGAAAAGACTTCTGCAATTAGAGGAAGATTAGGAGCTTATCAAAATAGATTAGAACACACGGTATCAAATATACAAGTTAGTGAAGAAAATATGACTGCATCTATGTCGCGCATACAAGATGCAGATATGGCAGAAGAGATGACAGACTACACACAATATAATGTTATTTCTCAAGCAGCGACAGCTATGTTAGCACAAGCTAATCAAAGACCACAACAAGTATTACAACTTCTTAACTCATAA
- a CDS encoding SCP2 sterol-binding domain-containing protein → MKITLLLAQCTPEPLIYSLNIILKVLKELDVEVHKIELNKLPYFDGKKNKEIEKVMQTLAESKGVIAMTMVPMLSMHGAMQSFFDSATLYEDYYFNKPLLAVTYSEWLGEQEAANLMLRCWNILGGTDGGKLFFNKQTDMTQMQERLEREVEDFYRLVKQERMNVISSERFIFYGMKKGNLSHLIQEEPSVTTEIEKEKPVEIRSFADLIREEANKKQVSTEIDTDVEKRGESEHIINLSTKEQTIKEIANLLQREVDEEGFKEFNTGIYTRPPQFLGANANSKRLQQIPHYFIAQFDKELDLILRYHITDIEEEGYIIIKDGDCWFKEEIDGSPTVEMILSEEVLQSILTKKITYQKAFMLGKLKVKGNFAILPKLDQVFKTL, encoded by the coding sequence ATGAAAATCACCTTATTACTTGCCCAGTGTACCCCAGAACCATTAATATATAGCTTAAACATCATACTGAAAGTTTTAAAGGAGTTAGATGTTGAAGTACATAAGATAGAGCTTAATAAATTACCCTACTTTGATGGGAAGAAAAACAAAGAAATAGAAAAGGTAATGCAGACTCTTGCTGAGAGTAAAGGTGTTATTGCTATGACTATGGTTCCTATGCTAAGTATGCATGGCGCAATGCAAAGTTTTTTTGATTCGGCCACATTATATGAAGATTACTATTTTAATAAACCACTATTGGCTGTTACCTATAGTGAATGGTTAGGGGAACAAGAAGCTGCGAATTTGATGCTAAGGTGTTGGAATATTCTGGGCGGCACAGATGGTGGAAAATTATTTTTTAATAAACAGACGGATATGACTCAGATGCAAGAGCGATTAGAACGAGAGGTAGAAGATTTTTATCGTTTAGTTAAACAGGAACGTATGAATGTTATATCGAGTGAGCGCTTCATTTTTTATGGGATGAAGAAAGGAAATTTAAGTCATCTTATTCAAGAAGAACCGTCGGTAACAACTGAAATAGAGAAAGAAAAACCAGTAGAAATAAGAAGCTTTGCAGATTTAATACGAGAAGAAGCTAATAAGAAACAGGTGAGCACAGAGATTGATACTGATGTGGAAAAAAGAGGTGAGTCAGAGCACATTATTAATTTATCTACAAAAGAGCAGACTATAAAAGAAATAGCTAATTTACTTCAAAGAGAAGTAGATGAAGAGGGATTTAAGGAATTTAACACAGGTATTTATACAAGACCTCCTCAATTTTTAGGGGCTAATGCTAATAGTAAACGCTTGCAACAGATTCCACACTATTTCATAGCGCAATTTGATAAAGAATTAGATTTAATATTAAGATACCATATAACAGACATAGAGGAAGAAGGCTATATTATTATTAAGGATGGGGACTGTTGGTTTAAAGAGGAAATAGACGGAAGTCCTACTGTTGAAATGATTTTAAGTGAGGAAGTGCTTCAGTCAATTTTGACTAAGAAGATTACTTATCAAAAAGCTTTTATGCTAGGGAAGTTAAAGGTAAAAGGCAATTTTGCTATTTTACCAAAACTAGATCAGGTGTTTAAGACTTTATAA